One Candidatus Nitronauta litoralis genomic window, GGAATGGGCGTTGAGACCGAAGGTCTCCAGGCTATGCAGACCAACTTCAAGGTGGGTCTGGATACAAGGGTTGATCTTCAATTTGTTTTTTCAGCTTATTCAACTGAAGACGTTCGGGATATTGCCAACCCCGACACGTTTTCTGAAGGGTTCGCCGATGTCCAGTTCCGGCTCAAATATAACCTCTGGGGAAATGATGGAGGCGATCATGCTTTCGGCATAATGCCTTATATAAAAATCCCAACCGGAGGAGAGCTCAGCAACAATGAAGTTGAGGGTGGAGTCATCATGCCTTTTATGATGGAGCTGGGTGGTGGGTGGGGTATGGGAGCCCAGGCCGAAATTGATGTCGTATTCGACGATTCTCAAATGGACCACGATGTTGAAATTCTTCATAGCATTGTCGTGGGCCGTGATATCTGTGGGCCTCTCGCCTTTTATCTCGAATATGTTGGTGTCGGGGGAGCCGAGACCGATTACCGCGCTTTAGCCAGCTACGGTCTCACCTATGGATATGATGCCGAAACCCAGTTCGACCTCGGGTTTCGGACCGGCATGAATGATGCCGCAGAAGATTTTGGCACTTTCTTTGGAATCACGCGTCGATTTTAACAGGATGACAAAATGTATTCTGGCTTAAATTTTTAAGACAGGTAATTCATTTTAAAGAAGGTGTCAAGTGATGGAAGAAAAAGTGAAACCGCTAAATGCAGTCCCTGAAAAAATAACAGGATTGTTGCCCCCTCTGTTTGACCAGTTGGATTCTGTAATCCTCGGTAAGTCTCGGCAGCTTCGTCTTGCCATGGCGTGCCTGCTGGCCAAGGGACACCTTCTGATCGAAGATGTTCCGGGCCTGGGTAAAACAGTCCTGGCCCATTCGCTGGGAAAAGCTCTGGGGCTTGAATACAAACGAGTCCAATTCACCAGTGATCTTTTGCCAGGAGACATCATTGGGGTTTCGATTTATGACCGTAATAGCTCCCGGTTTCAATTTAACGAAGGACCTATTTTTACCAATTTGTTACTGGCTGATGAAATCAACAGAGCAACTCCCAAAACCCAGAGTGCTTTACTGGAAGGTATGGAAGAAAAACAGGTGAGCGTCGAAGGAAACACGCGTACGTTATCCGATCCATTTTTTGTCATCGCAACCCAAAACCCTTCCGAACAGCAAGGAACCTTTCCACTTCCCGAATCCCAGTTAGATCGATTTTTGATGCGAATTGAAATGGGGTATCCCGACCGTGACGCAGAGATTGAACTGTTTCGCGGCGAAGACCGTCGTGAAATGCTTGAGGGGCTTTCTGCCATGGTCGATAAGTCGCAGTTGCTGGCGATGCAAAAACAGGTGGATGAAGTGCATGTAGCAGCCCCAATTTTTGACTACATCTACCGTATTTTATATTTCACCCGTCAATCCGGACTATTTCAAAACGGGCTGTCAACCCGGGCGGGATTGGGCCTTCTTCGTGCGTCCCGTGCCTGGGCATTAGTAAATGGTGAGAACAAATTACTGCCGGGCGACGTTCAGGCTGTACTTCCCTCAGTGGCAGGGCATCGATTGCAACCGGTAGGTGGAAATATGACGCCCGACCAGATTGGTGAAAGGATTATTGAGTCCATTTCAGTCGAATAATAGGCAATGCAAACAAAGAACGACCAAGAAAAGCGAAGCGAGAACCCCGGAAGTTTATTTTCGAGTAATCCCGGTTCAATCAGGACCAGGCTCACCGGCCCCGGATGGGGATTTTTCCTGATGATGGTGTGCGGTTTTTTAATGTCTGTCAACTTCAGCAACAACCTGATTTTTGCCATGACTTTTCTATTGTCTGGAATTGCCCTCGTTGGCTGCTGGCAAACCTACTGGAATGTCTCAGGTTTAAACCTGGAGCCCTGGAGGTGTGAACCGGTTTTCGCCGGCCACGATATCCGTTATCAATGCGGCATTGAAAACAAATCACAACGAGAACGCTTTGGCCTTTTTATCTGTGCCGACAGCACAAAAGAAATTCCTGAAATCGAAATCAGCAAACATGATCGGGCAGAGGTTAAACGATGCACCCAGAACCGCGGATTGAAACCACCCGTTCCTGTTGGATTGCAAAGCCGATTCCCTCTTGGGTTATTTCGCTCCCGACTTTCCTTAAATAACCTGCCGGGATGTCTGGTCTATCCTGCACCTCATGGTGAAGAACCATTGCCGCAGTCATTCGAAAAGGAACTGGCACATCTTGGTCGGGAGTCCGACAACTTTGCGGAAATGCGACGCTATGCACCCGGGGATCCACTTTCCAGAGTTTCATGGAAGGCCTGGGCTCGCACGGATGAGCTCTACACAAAAGAATTTGATGGGGCCGAAGGCCATCCTGCCCTTTGGCTTCGCCTGGATCAGGTCCGGGCTCCGGGTTTGGAAAACAAGATTTCGCAGTTGTGCCGATGGATTCTGGATGCGCATGGCCAGAACCGGGAATACGGATTGGAATTGCCTGGCGTTCGGATTTCTCCTGGAAACGACGAGAATCACAAACGGCTCTGCTTGAAAACCCTTGCTCTTTTTGGGGAAGAATAAAGCGAGGCCGCTTAAATGGGACATGAAAATAAATTCACTGAGCCTCTGGCATGCGAACGATGGGTCCTGCTGACACTCGTGTTGTCAGGGATGCCGTCACTGGTTCACCTGCCTGGGTGGGTAGCAATAATCGTCGTTATTGGCGGGGCGCTGCACTTCGCCGGGCATTGGCGAAACGGATGGCAAGGTCGAACAATCAATTCCCTGTTGCTAGTAGCAACAGCATTGGGAATTCATTTCAGTTTTGATAGCTGGTTCAGTGGAGATTCGATTCTGAGTTTTTACATTGCCGTCGTGTTTCTTAAATGGGGAGAATCCCGTTCAAACAGGGACTACCTGTTGCTTGTGTTCGCGTCGGTAATACTTGCAGCAGTCGGAGCGCTTTATTGGGAAACGCTGTTAAGCCTGTTGCACATGTTTGTTGTGATACTTGCTTTGACGGCCAGCCTTATTGCTATCAACGCGGGCAGGATGTCGTTGTCTTTACCAATTGTCCTGCGGCTTACCGGGCAACTTTATTTCAAGGCTTTACCGGTCATGGTGCTGCTGTTTCTTACGTTCCCCAGAATTCAGGGACCCTTGTGGGACATCGGGCTTGCTTTTGGTCTGCCAGTAAAAGCGATGCTGGAAAAAGGCCCGAATGATTTTGGCAAAGCAACAGTTCTGAAACCGGGTGGAATTCACAGGGTGAGTCAAGATAACGGCAATGTGCTGGTGGCTGAATTCAAGGGCGCTGTCCCATTTAAAAATCGGCTGTATTGGCGAGGGCCAGTGTTCTGGAACTACGACGGTGAAAGCTGGCATCTTCCGGAAAACTGGGACAACCGCAGTCGGTTACTTAAACGGGCTATCCGCAAGAAGGCAGATTTAGAACGGGAAATGCGGTGGTCTCGGAATCCGGTTCGATACACATTGCGGGTGATGCCCAATGGAGGAAGATGGCTGTATGGCCTGGAAGTACCAGCCGCACCTGCACCGGAATCATTTATTTCGGATGAATATCAACTATTGAGCATCCGAAAAATTGACGACCATGAACCAAAACTGGAAATGCGTTCCTTTTTGGATTACGGCATTGGAGAGCAGTTAACAGATGAACAACGCAAACTTGGCCTCGCATGGCCGAAGAAGACAAACCCACGGTTACTTCAAATGGGAAAGGACTTGCGAGACAAATTCAAGGAACCGGAGGAAGTCTTGCAGCAGGCACTCCAATATCTGGCGAAAGAAAAATTCAAGTTCGCCCCAGGACATCCAACAACTCCCGGTCCGGAATCTCTGGATCATTTCTTTTTTAAAGATAAGGCCGGAGGTGCGGAGACACTAGCCGGAAGTTTTGTATTGCTGATGCGTGCAGCTGGAATACCCGCACGGTTGGTGAGTGGCTATCGAGGTGGCACCATTATAGCCTTGACCAACTTCGTCATCGTCAAACAAGCAGATGCCCACGCCTGGGTAGAAGTCTGGCTGGATGATAAGGGGTGGCAGCGTGTAGAACCAAAAGACATTGTGCTGCCGCCAGAAAAAGATGATTCAAAAAAAGAAGAAGTCAAACCGGAAGTAACGCCGGCTGTCCAATTAAAAAAGGATGAGAGTTTTAACGAGGATTCATCCATTTCGAAATCGAGCAAAGGCTCAACAGAAAACAGGGAAAGCAGCGGTTGGAAACAACCCGACTGGACTCAGCTGATGGGTGGTCTGCAAAAGTGGGTCATTCAATACAACCCGGACAGACAGGTCGAATTGCTCAAGGGTGTCGGGGTAAAAAAGACAGACTGGCTTGGGCTGCTTTTAAGCACCCTCGCTGGTGTGCTGGTTTTATTTGGAATGTACCTTCTGGTCTGGTGGTGGAAAACAAAGAAGAACGTTGACCCCGTTCTGAAAGCTTATGCCGGGTTTTGCGATCAACTGGCTAAAAAAGGTTATGAAAGAAAAGCATTCGAATGTCCCCGTGATTTTTCCCTCCGACTTGGGTTGGAGTGTCCGGAATATGCAGCAGGGGCCACCGACATAACGGAACGTTATATCGAAATTCGTTACGGTCAGGAGAATTCAAAAGACGCCGTTCTCCTGCTTGAAAAACAAGTCAAAAGATTCACTTCAATGATTTGACTGGAGCCCTTGTGAATACTGCAATATTTAAATCAGTAGGTTTGTTGGGCCTTTTCATTTTGCTGGCTTCTATTCCAGCAAAAGCGGACCAGCCTGAACCGGGAAAAAACTACCGCATTGTAGTGGAGAAAATCATTAAGAGCGGAGATGCGTTGATGGAAAATTATTCCCCTCAAAATTCGGCGGTGACAGGTAATGGATATTCACGGCTATATTTCGATGTGTTTGAAAGCAGTGGAATGGAATTCAACCTGGGTTTACAGGACGATTCTTTGAAACAAAAAATCGAATTCAGCTTCAGCCAGATGATCAATCTCAGCATGAATGGAGAAGATCCGCAGGTGATCCGTAGCACTTGGGATCAGCTAAAGGAGGACCTGGATCTTGCGGTTAAACGCTACGCCGCAGACGATGAACCAAAAGGGTTCTGGGGGTTGGCTCTGCAGTCATTCTTGATACTGACTCGCGAAGGCATGGAAGCCATCCTTGTAGTTGCCGCTCTGGTAGCTTATTTGCGGCGCTCTGGAAACGGGGAAAAAGTTCCGGTGATCTGGAAAGGAGTGGGGCTTGCATTGGCGGCCAGCGTAGCCACGGCCTGGGCATTCAACAGCCTGATTGAAGTGAGCGGGAAAAATCGGGAATCTTTGGAAGGATTCACCCTCCTCCTTGCCGCTGCAATGCTTCTTTATGTCAGCTACTGGCTTTATTCAAAAAGCGGATCCGATCGCTGGCAGGTTTTTATTAAAGGGCAAATGGACAAAGCCTTAAGTGGTGGAAGCCTGTTCGCCCTGGGGGCTGTTTCGTTCCTTGCTGTTTACAGGGAGGGAGCGGAAACGATTCTTTTTTATCAGGCTTTAGTAAGTGGCACCACCAGTGATTTAAATGCCATCTGGGTCGGTGTTGGGTTAGCGGCTTTGACCCTGGCGGTTATTTATTATTTTGTCCGGGTGGCTTCCATTCGTCTTCCAATAAGTCTGTTTTTTTCTTTTACTGCATTCCTCCTGTTTCTCATGGCCCTGGTGTTCACGGGTCAGGGGTTGCTCGAGCTTCAGATCAGTGGTCTGGTTTCGTCTACACCCTTAACCGGTTGGCCTCAAGTGGATTCGCTGGGGCTGTATCCCACACTGGAAACTCTATCAGGGCAATTGGTTATGCTCGGGCTGTTTGTGGCTGGATTATGCTGGATGAAAGTGAATAAAAAATCTTCAATTGCCTTAATGAAAAAGTTGTTAGCAAATGAAAGCAAGTGATCATCAAAATAGTATTTCCTTCTTTTCGGAATATTTGGACGTGTTGAAATCACATGAAAATTGCGACGAGGTGAAGCCGTTCCCGTCTTTTTTCTGTGGGATATATTTCATACCCCTCTATCCGGGAAGTTTTGATGTGTCTTTTACGCACGGAAAACAGAGCGAGGGGAAATTGACCCCGCCCTTTTTCTGCAAGTCAACATCTTATAAGGAGCGAGTTCAATGAGTTTTTTTAAACTGACAATTGCCGAAGACCCGGTGGAGAAAAAAACCGAGGGGTACCAGAACCGCATCTCCATGTTGTACGGCTTTTCCATTGCCTTTGCCGTCACCCTGGTAAGCGGTTTCTGGTATTACCTTGTTCCTCGTGACATCAATTGGAACTCCTCCCAAACGGTACTGGTGCTTCACCTGGCAGGAGGAGTAATGACCTTGTTCCTATTTGTCGTTTTTTATTTTCTACACATGAAGGATCAGGCGCAGGGCTTGTTCACACTCTTCATGCCATGGAAATTGAAACGCAACAAAGATGAGGAAAATCAAAAATTTCGCCAGCGCCAATTGGGCTTTGCTTTGACCTGGGTTTTTCTGGTCATATTCGCTACGGGACTTGTCATCGCGATTCCGGGCCTGCTTTTTTACTCCGGTTTAGTCTGGATGAAGGGGTATTACAACAGCCAGATTCTTATTTCAGCCCATTTATTGGCAAGCGTCATTCTGATTCCTGTGATCTTCATCCATATGCTCTGGATTGTCAGGAAGGGAGGGCGACAATCATGAAACTGAATCTGACTATTACTCGCCCCGTCCTTAGAATCCTTTTGGTTTCTGCCGTCTCGGTTGGTGTCTTTACGGGGATGACAATGATTATTCCCTGGGAAAAAAATACCGGTATCGATGTGGCCCTGGACCTTACGGACTATTCCATGCCCTGGACCAATAACAGTCCATTCTACCCTTCCGAATGGAAAACCGAGGGAGACAAACTGATTGACTGGCGTGGTGTGCCTTCTGCTACTTTCTGTGCGGAGTGTCACGAGAAGGAATACAAGGAATGGGCCTCTTCAATACATGCCATCACAGGCCCGGATGTTCTCTATGAAAATACCATCACGAAGAATGAATTGGGAAGTGAGCATGGCGGTGACCTCGCTACAGAAAAAGTGCGTTGGTGCGACGGTTGTCACGAACCATTGGGTATTCTTGCAGGTGAAGGAACACCCTTGCCGATAGTGGGTCCTAACGAAGCTCTTGAAGAAGGAACGACTTGTATCGTCTGCCATACCGCCGTCGCTGCGCGCCCATTGATCGGAAACGGTGCCTTGACGGTCAAGTTTAACGAGATGCACCGATATCTGGACCCAGCCCTCATTATGGCAGCTCCGGAGGAACATGCAAAGGCCATGCAGGCGAAGTCACACAATCCACTGATGGGTAAATCTGATTTGTGCGGCAGTTGCCATACGGAAATTCGACCCACGAGAGTGAATGGAAATTTCCCCATGCATTTGCAGGAGACATTTGATGAATGGCGCCTTAGCGATTACGCAGAAGAAGGGATTCAATGCCAGGATTGTCATATGCATCCGGATCCTGGGGAATATGTGGAATCCCTTAAGCGCGGGGAAAGACCCAAGAGAGTAGTTTCTCATCGTTTTGTTGGTGTGAACTATGTGTTGACCGCAGCAGATAGGCTCCGGGAAAAACTGGCCGAATTGCGCGGCGGCTGGGTTCCGGGAAGGAACGTTTTTATAACCGGTGATGAATGGCTGGAAAGTCTTCAGAAACAGCAGGACTTGATTGTCAAGCTGCTCAAATCTGCAGGCGATATTAAAATCAATCCTAAATCCTCAATGAACGGTAACGCCCAACTCGATGTTGTCGTGACCAATACCGGAGCCGGACATTACCTGCCCACCGGGGTTTTGGATCAGCGTCATATGTGGATAGAAGTTATCGCCAAAAATGCTGATGACAAGGTGGTTTATAACAACGGCTGGTTCGATGACAAGAAAGGTGAAATCGACCCAGAGGCTGCCATTTATATCAAGAGACTGGTGAATGACGATGGCAGCGCCAACACCCGGCATGTTTTGTTCGATGCCAGGGGTGGAACCTATGAACGTCATCCTATACGGCC contains:
- a CDS encoding transporter, with product MNFFSERIFKAVTCFSVVMLIGLSSASSSVFADSYSLLNPTPRSEMRDMSSDRPDITESPITVPTGRFQVELSFLDYSFDDGMGVETEGLQAMQTNFKVGLDTRVDLQFVFSAYSTEDVRDIANPDTFSEGFADVQFRLKYNLWGNDGGDHAFGIMPYIKIPTGGELSNNEVEGGVIMPFMMELGGGWGMGAQAEIDVVFDDSQMDHDVEILHSIVVGRDICGPLAFYLEYVGVGGAETDYRALASYGLTYGYDAETQFDLGFRTGMNDAAEDFGTFFGITRRF
- a CDS encoding DUF3488 domain-containing transglutaminase family protein; the protein is MGHENKFTEPLACERWVLLTLVLSGMPSLVHLPGWVAIIVVIGGALHFAGHWRNGWQGRTINSLLLVATALGIHFSFDSWFSGDSILSFYIAVVFLKWGESRSNRDYLLLVFASVILAAVGALYWETLLSLLHMFVVILALTASLIAINAGRMSLSLPIVLRLTGQLYFKALPVMVLLFLTFPRIQGPLWDIGLAFGLPVKAMLEKGPNDFGKATVLKPGGIHRVSQDNGNVLVAEFKGAVPFKNRLYWRGPVFWNYDGESWHLPENWDNRSRLLKRAIRKKADLEREMRWSRNPVRYTLRVMPNGGRWLYGLEVPAAPAPESFISDEYQLLSIRKIDDHEPKLEMRSFLDYGIGEQLTDEQRKLGLAWPKKTNPRLLQMGKDLRDKFKEPEEVLQQALQYLAKEKFKFAPGHPTTPGPESLDHFFFKDKAGGAETLAGSFVLLMRAAGIPARLVSGYRGGTIIALTNFVIVKQADAHAWVEVWLDDKGWQRVEPKDIVLPPEKDDSKKEEVKPEVTPAVQLKKDESFNEDSSISKSSKGSTENRESSGWKQPDWTQLMGGLQKWVIQYNPDRQVELLKGVGVKKTDWLGLLLSTLAGVLVLFGMYLLVWWWKTKKNVDPVLKAYAGFCDQLAKKGYERKAFECPRDFSLRLGLECPEYAAGATDITERYIEIRYGQENSKDAVLLLEKQVKRFTSMI
- a CDS encoding DUF58 domain-containing protein — encoded protein: MQTKNDQEKRSENPGSLFSSNPGSIRTRLTGPGWGFFLMMVCGFLMSVNFSNNLIFAMTFLLSGIALVGCWQTYWNVSGLNLEPWRCEPVFAGHDIRYQCGIENKSQRERFGLFICADSTKEIPEIEISKHDRAEVKRCTQNRGLKPPVPVGLQSRFPLGLFRSRLSLNNLPGCLVYPAPHGEEPLPQSFEKELAHLGRESDNFAEMRRYAPGDPLSRVSWKAWARTDELYTKEFDGAEGHPALWLRLDQVRAPGLENKISQLCRWILDAHGQNREYGLELPGVRISPGNDENHKRLCLKTLALFGEE
- a CDS encoding AAA domain-containing protein, which translates into the protein MEEKVKPLNAVPEKITGLLPPLFDQLDSVILGKSRQLRLAMACLLAKGHLLIEDVPGLGKTVLAHSLGKALGLEYKRVQFTSDLLPGDIIGVSIYDRNSSRFQFNEGPIFTNLLLADEINRATPKTQSALLEGMEEKQVSVEGNTRTLSDPFFVIATQNPSEQQGTFPLPESQLDRFLMRIEMGYPDRDAEIELFRGEDRREMLEGLSAMVDKSQLLAMQKQVDEVHVAAPIFDYIYRILYFTRQSGLFQNGLSTRAGLGLLRASRAWALVNGENKLLPGDVQAVLPSVAGHRLQPVGGNMTPDQIGERIIESISVE
- a CDS encoding FTR1 family iron permease — its product is MLGLFILLASIPAKADQPEPGKNYRIVVEKIIKSGDALMENYSPQNSAVTGNGYSRLYFDVFESSGMEFNLGLQDDSLKQKIEFSFSQMINLSMNGEDPQVIRSTWDQLKEDLDLAVKRYAADDEPKGFWGLALQSFLILTREGMEAILVVAALVAYLRRSGNGEKVPVIWKGVGLALAASVATAWAFNSLIEVSGKNRESLEGFTLLLAAAMLLYVSYWLYSKSGSDRWQVFIKGQMDKALSGGSLFALGAVSFLAVYREGAETILFYQALVSGTTSDLNAIWVGVGLAALTLAVIYYFVRVASIRLPISLFFSFTAFLLFLMALVFTGQGLLELQISGLVSSTPLTGWPQVDSLGLYPTLETLSGQLVMLGLFVAGLCWMKVNKKSSIALMKKLLANESK